A single window of Lytechinus variegatus isolate NC3 chromosome 8, Lvar_3.0, whole genome shotgun sequence DNA harbors:
- the LOC121420371 gene encoding coiled-coil domain-containing protein 191-like, giving the protein MAGNQSDLYRWKRITSKNKPVASVTKKSSKPTDDIQDWIKKVEEASNQAAAVTFGLPARGQRANGYSTVEATLDAVHDHDEAYSEAQDLLSQWMAEKCNLDDPVTMYDEDENEGALQGSTEVRSALRSEWDDMLERHDPMLVSKTKYTTSDELYADIESRDDYSTVQNILGSLMEKELMAPKQKKKLQLASEEKKKTDPRTTMAARQQKVKENRQKKELERKQQLEARQAKKTAQLQARQMVQQEEKEKAMKIQREEQMIREEMMRIRKELQEQKRLEEEARTREKAILAEARREEDERQRKKELVMRKIENARQQQIDKDRRAKEERMIRDAQEARRLKTLQSHFHAWYRLVQDHRLQMGKARALSEWRCLLKSWNAWRAFVRACRAEREAKQTEMEIELSHRRKIVAENHYRHHLLQKTFVAWQVYCHKESQEKEYNEQQSQRRSKMAAFLDAAASGKLWTNRGQEEELTPRSGRPVSAGRVMGANFDGGDGYDPISSRSDPSSRPGSTHTRQEKGTRHQSSRKPKHAWQVTRKHVNLTAEEIASIGDNMDAALVDSPTSGQPPSGVKHSKEGKKPIQYTVNNFEHRYSAQQKLLAEQQEQLREQRRLIEELQLGQKQQAMKKQLEQIQDGEYSQDLEEHPGGHPLDNMFNRGQRSARSDLSTGDSTSRTNWSEESASSNRTRSTSRSQPPILKGMEERAAQRAKLKAEREERHKQRERQKLKEMQEEEERKVAAEEAEKKAAIEKRREEKRLAKQREQEKLDRIEKSRRQMAQADAHYQSSLLRHYGFKPWCKLVHMSRQNMQVAIDHHSHNLLHTVLLSWHHMTQEVIQRKNDLADVRFKEILLRRSFNSWKRFGHYQSIQLQKARRHYLHRLKSKALLQWRDWVTDERIRAWQAEERAEEHDTRRIMKTAFRAWRRYPRMLKEERAKEIRRQEMRRKVASIIPDFGLT; this is encoded by the exons ATGGCTGGAAATCAAAGTGATCTATACAGATGGAAGCGAATTACGTCGAAGAATAAGCCTGTGGCCTCGGTTACTAAG AAGTCCTCAAAACCAACTGATGATATTCAAGATTGGATCAAG AAAGTCGAAGAAGCATCTAATCAAGCAGCAGCAGTGACCTTTGGCCTTCCGGCTAGAGGTCAAAGGGCAAATGGATATAGTACAGTGGAGGCCACTCTCGATGCTGTACATGATCACGATGAGGCGTACAGTGAAG CACAAGACCTCCTTAGTCAGTGGATGGCCGAGAAATGCAACTTGGACGATCCTGTGACGATGTATGATGAGGATGAAAATGAGGGCGCCCTTCAAGGGTCAACGGAGGTCAGATCTGCTCTGCGGAGTGAATGGGACGACATGCTAGAGAGGCATGATCCAATGCTAGTCAGCAAGACCAAATATACAACATCAGATG AACTGTATGCTGACATTGAGAGCAGGGATGACTACAGTACTGTGCAGAATATACTTGGTTCTCTCATGGAGAAAGAATTGATGGCaccaaaacaaaagaagaaactTCAGTTGGCCAgtgaggaaaagaagaagacggACCCCAGAACAACAATGGCTGCAAGACAACAGAAG GTTAAAGAGAATCGACAGAAGAAGGAGCTGGAACGCAAGCAGCAGCTGGAAGCCAGGCAGGCCAAGAAGACGGCACAGTTACAGGCTAGACAGATGGTACaacaagaagagaaagagaaggcgATGAAGATACAGAGAGAAGAACAAATGATaagagaagagatgatgagGATTAGAAAGGAATTACAAGAGCAGAAGAGATTGGAGGAGGAGGCACGAACAAG GGAGAAAGCAATCTTAGCGGAAGCTCGAAGAGAGGAGGACGAgaggcaaagaaaaaaagagctGGTAATGAGGAAGATAGAGAACGCTAGACAGCAGCAGATAGATAAAGATAGGAGAGCCAAGGAGGAGAGAATGATAAGAGATGCTCAAGAGGCTCGTAGGCTCAAG ACCCTTCAGAGCCACTTCCATGCATGGTATCGGCTCGTCCAGGACCATCGGCTTCAGATGGGTAAAGCGAGGGCGCTCTCCGAATGGCGATGTCTCCTGAAATCTTGGAACGCTTGGAGAGCTTTTGTTAGAGCATGCCGAGCTGAAAGGGAAGCCAAGCAGACCGAAATGGAAATTGAGCTTTCCCACag GAGAAAAATTGTGGCTGAGAATCATTACCGTCACCATCTCCTTCAGAAGACCTTTGTCGCCTGGCAGGTTTACTGTCATAAAGAGAGCCAAGAGAAGGAATACAATGAGCAGCAATCGCAGAGAcgatccaagatggctgccttCCTTGATGCTGCAGCGTCAGGCAAGCTTTGGACCAATCGTGGTCAGGAAGAGGAACTGACTCCTCGCTCTGGTCGGCCGGTCTCTGCTGGTAGGGTGATG GGGGCCAACTTTGATGGTGGAGATGGATATGATCCCATCTCTAGCAGAAGTGATCCTTCATCCCGACCTGGTTCTACACACACCAGACAAGAGAAAGGGACTAGGCACCAGTCTTCAAGGAAACCTAAACATGCATGGCAGGTTACAAGGAAACATGTTAATCTGACAGCAGAAGAAATAGCTTCAATTGGAGACAATATGGACGCTGCCTTAGTGGACAGTCCAACATCTGGACAACCTCCCTCTGGTGTGAAGCACTCCAAAGAAGGCAAAAAGCCTATTCAGTACACGGTGAATAATTTCGAGCATAGATATTCAGCACAGCAGAAGCTTCTTGCTGAGCAACAGGAGCAGTTGAGGGAGCAAAGACGGTTGATAGAAGAGCTGCAACTGGGTCAAAAGCAACAGGCAATGAAGAAGCAGTTAGAGCAGATTCAAGATGGGGAGTATTCACAGGACCTGGAAGAGCACCCTGGAGGCCATCCATTGGATAACATGTTTAacagaggtcaaaggtcagcaAG ATCTGATCTCAGTACTGGGGACTCTACGTCAAGAACAAACTGGAGCGAAGAGTCGGCTTCTTCGAACAGGACAAGGTCGACCTCAAGGTCACAACCTCCTATACTCAAAG GAATGGAGGAGAGAGCAGCACAGAGAGCTAAATTGAAAGCAGAGCGAGAGGAGAGACATAAACAGAGAGAAAGACAAAAATTG AAAGAGATgcaggaagaagaagaaaggaaagtaGCAGCGGAGGAGGCTGAGAAGAAGGCAGCAATTGAGAAgagaagagaggagaaaaggctTGCTAAACAG AGAGAGCAGGAGAAATTGGATCGCATTGAGAAATCACGGCGACAGATGGCACAAGCGGATGCTCACTATCAGAGTTCGCTGCTCCGTCATTACGGTTTCAAGCCATGGTGTAAACTGGTACACATGTCAAGACAGAATATGCAG GTTGCAATCGACCACCACAGTCATAACTTGCTTCACACAGTACTATTATCATGGCATCACATGACACAGGAAGTGATTCAACGTAAGAATGACCTCGCTGATGTCAGGTTCAAAGAGATTCTTCTAAGAAGAAGTTTCAATTCGTGGAAGAGG TTTGGACATTACCAGTCTATACAGCTTCAGAAGGCTAGAAGGCATTATCTCCACAGACTGAAATCTAAAGCCTTATTGCAATGGAGAGATTGGGTGACCGACGAGAGAATAAGGGCGTGGCAAGCAGAGGAGAGAGCCGAGGAACACGATACAAG ACGGATAATGAAAACAGCATTCCGTGCATGGAGACGATACCCCAGGATGCTGAAGGAAGAGAGAGCTAAGGAGATCCGGCGACAGGAGATGAGGAGAAAAGTCGCATCTATTATTccagactttggacttacatga
- the LOC121420373 gene encoding protein Flattop homolog — protein sequence MSSHFSANQYEQAFDSRRLQNFQIPKTYKERPSSYEGFTQIIATDRGHLKPGVPRSEDSPWGNFVGTWDMPKKIPGNVTTYMARGDPAVENIKKTRAEHNEYMRQAVSPDKTLSLEPKPQVTKAAEDGRPCNPSPEALAS from the exons atgtctTCTCACTTTAGTGCAAACCAG taTGAACAAGCATTTGACAGCAGGAGGCTGCAGAACTTTCAAATCCCTAAAACGTACAAAGag AGACCATCATCCTACGAGGGCTTCACTCAAATCATTGCCACTGACCGCGGCCATCTGAAACCAGGCGTGCCAAGATCTGAAGATTCCCCATGGGGTAACTTTGTCGGGACGTGGGACATGCCAAAGAAGATTCCAGGCAATGTGACTACGTACATGGCTAGAGGTGATCCAGCCGTTGAGAATATCAAGAAGACAAGAGCAGAGCACAATGAATATATGAGACAAGCAGTTTCACCGGACAAGACTCTATCACTTGAACCTAAG CCACAAGTTACTAAAGCTGCAGAAGATGGTAGACCGTGTAATCCAAGCCCAGAAGCACTAGCATCATAG
- the LOC121420825 gene encoding uncharacterized protein LOC121420825, with product MEYSSNCPEMTGREILELFIESGLHAVGGNKVQWKDTAVCVGIVSLEGGAKTVLINRSSTRHHAEDGLIGFFEENQKRINSVKILSKYSPCSNPGFDCCGRLREMKKKLIKGNGKEMSFELVFSALYKIIRPSCLQRGCFKGSASGHNPSEESRENIENLVSLGLSVRTFGTGDWAELIELLALWDASRGMSGTGLASIRYGDKYGRWRDFEDAELKRDFEILKQRLEGEVRVRMNSLRKIDVTILEKEVCKIKEALAQWK from the coding sequence ATGGAATATAGTAGTAACTGCCCAGAGATGACCGGTCGGGAGATACTCGAGCTGTTCATAGAGAGCGGGCTTCATGCTGTAGGGGGTAACAAAGTTCAGTGGAAGGATACTGCAGTATGTGTTGGTATCGTAAGTCTGGAAGGTGGAGCAAAAACAGTCCTCATCAACAGAAGCAGCACCCGACATCACGCTGAAGATGGCCTAATCGGATTCTTTGAAGAGAACCAGAAGAGAATAAATTCCGTGAAGATCTTGAGCAAATATTCACCCTGCAGCAACCCGGGTTTTGACTGCTGTGGCAGGTTACGCGAGATGAAGAAAAAACTTATCAAGGGTAATGGTAAAGAAATGAGTTTCGAGTTGGTGTTTTCCGCTCTTTACAAAATTATCAGACCGTCCTGTTTGCAACGAGGTTGCTTCAAGGGCAGTGCAAGCGGGCATAACCCATCCGAAGAGAGCCGCGAAAATATAGAAAATCTCGTGTCACTTGGTTTGAGCGTCAGAACCTTCGGGACTGGAGACTGGGCCGAGTTGATAGAGCTCTTAGCTCTATGGGATGCTTCAAGAGGCATGTCGGGGACTGGTCTCGCTTCAATCCGCTATGGAGACAAATACGGCCGGTGGCGCGACTTTGAGGACGCAGAACTCAAAAGAGATTTCGAAATCTTGAAGCAACGTCTTGAAGGTGAAGTGAGAGTAAGGATGAATTCCCTGCGCAAAATTGATGTCACGATTTTGGAAAAAGAAGTTTGTAAAATCAAGGAAGCCTTAGCACAATGGAAATAG